A stretch of the Streptomyces sp. NBC_00078 genome encodes the following:
- a CDS encoding CYTH and CHAD domain-containing protein, whose amino-acid sequence MADTKREIERKYESDDSGLPDLTGVAGVASVVDKGVAHLDATYYDTPDERLAAAAITLRRRTGGSDAGWHLKFPVAPGVRDEIRAPLSDTVPRSLAGLVRSRVRDAELRPVVRLLSDRDVRDLIDAQGRLLAEVSVDAVRAERLTGDGGFAQWTELEVELADGADPVFLDKVDKRLRRAGVRPSASASKLARALTETAPRKKSTRKQGAKQQDAKQHKPRPPETAGDHVLAHLREQRDAIVALDPAVRQDTYDSVHRMRVATRRMRSAFRSYAKVLDRTVTDPIGEELKWLAGELGVDRDAEVLTERLTAAMDELPRTLLSGPVRTRLRTWMNARRGGSRRRLTGVLDSKRYLVLLDRLDALVADPPLLEAAAGTPRKAIAKAVRKDFGKLSELVEQAIGLEPGKDRDLALHEARKKAKRTRYSAEVAAAALGGPASALAKSMKSLQNLLGDHQDSVMTRQTLRELSAVAHAAGENAFTYGVLYAREEGRATAAEAELPGAWQEAKAGMQV is encoded by the coding sequence ATGGCGGACACAAAGCGCGAGATCGAGCGGAAGTACGAGTCCGACGACAGCGGCCTGCCGGACCTGACCGGCGTCGCCGGTGTCGCGTCCGTCGTCGACAAGGGCGTCGCCCATCTGGACGCCACCTACTACGACACCCCCGACGAGCGCCTCGCCGCGGCCGCGATCACCCTGCGCCGCCGCACCGGCGGATCCGACGCCGGCTGGCACCTGAAGTTCCCGGTCGCCCCCGGCGTCCGCGACGAGATCCGGGCCCCGCTCTCCGACACCGTCCCGCGCAGCCTGGCCGGCCTGGTCCGCTCCCGGGTCCGCGACGCCGAACTGCGGCCCGTCGTCCGCCTCCTGTCCGACCGCGACGTCCGCGACCTCATCGACGCCCAGGGCCGGCTGCTCGCCGAGGTCAGCGTCGACGCCGTACGCGCCGAGCGGCTCACCGGCGACGGCGGCTTCGCCCAGTGGACCGAGCTGGAGGTGGAACTCGCCGACGGCGCCGACCCGGTCTTCCTCGACAAGGTCGACAAGCGGCTGCGCAGGGCGGGCGTACGACCGTCCGCATCGGCGTCGAAGCTCGCGCGAGCGCTGACGGAGACGGCACCGCGGAAGAAGAGCACCAGGAAACAGGGCGCGAAGCAGCAGGACGCCAAGCAGCACAAGCCAAGGCCCCCCGAGACGGCCGGCGATCACGTCCTCGCCCACCTCCGCGAACAGCGGGACGCCATCGTCGCCCTCGACCCGGCCGTACGGCAGGACACGTACGACTCGGTGCACCGCATGCGCGTCGCCACCCGCCGTATGCGCAGCGCCTTCCGCTCGTACGCCAAGGTTCTCGACCGGACCGTCACCGACCCGATCGGTGAGGAACTGAAGTGGCTGGCCGGCGAGCTCGGTGTGGACCGGGACGCCGAGGTGCTGACGGAACGCCTGACGGCGGCCATGGACGAACTGCCCAGGACGCTGCTCTCCGGCCCGGTCCGCACCCGGCTGCGCACGTGGATGAACGCCCGCCGCGGCGGCTCGCGACGCCGGCTGACCGGCGTCCTGGACTCCAAGCGCTATCTGGTCCTGCTCGACAGGCTGGACGCGCTGGTGGCGGACCCGCCGCTGCTGGAGGCGGCCGCCGGAACGCCAAGGAAGGCGATCGCCAAGGCCGTACGCAAGGACTTCGGCAAGCTGTCGGAGCTGGTGGAGCAGGCCATCGGCCTGGAACCCGGCAAGGACCGCGACCTCGCCCTGCACGAGGCCCGCAAGAAGGCGAAGCGGACCCGGTACTCGGCGGAGGTCGCCGCAGCCGCCCTCGGCGGCCCGGCGTCCGCCCTGGCCAAGTCGATGAAGTCCCTGCAGAACCTGCTGGGCGACCACCAGGACAGCGTCATGACCCGCCAGACCCTGCGCGAGCTGTCCGCCGTGGCACACGCGGCGGGGGAGAACGCGTTCACGTACGGAGTGCTCTACGCCCGCGAGGAGGGGCGCGCGACGGCCGCCGAGGCGGAGCTGCCCGGCGCGTGGCAGGAGGCGAAGGCCGGGATGCAGGTCTGA
- the mrdA gene encoding penicillin-binding protein 2, whose protein sequence is MSNIPETGRTPRVQIRLVVIQILVLSLLGTLGGRLWYLQIREGSAYAKEASGNHVQQVVDPAVRGSILDARGVPLADNETRLVVSASRTDLLKMKDDGKAVLTKLAKVLGMKPTEVMQRVRLCDAKTPQPCWNGSPYQPIPITDEATPRQAMQIRERSEDFPGISAEPEALRRYPSPGKANTAQVLGYLSPVTDDEIQRAKDTDSPYLRSDQVGRNGLERQYDKELRGKAGVTRYEVDNLGRVIGKAKSDAADPGSSLVTSIDSRVQRVAEYELNTAMKKARESFDKITGENYKADSGAVVVMEAKTGRIVAMSSAPTYDPNVWIGGISAKDYKKLTGKDSDYPLLNRAIQGQSAPGSTFKVVSTAAAVEAGYVWDGGYPCTSSYSVGGQVFKNFEGENFGPISLGRALEVSCDTVFYGLADREWKKDGGINPKKGEPKDYFYKAAHQFGLGKQTGIDLPNEVTGRVPDRQWKLDYWKANKDSWCRTGKKDGSYVEKIAYENCLEGNKMREGDSINYSIGQGDTLLTPIQEAMIYGALANGGTEYVPTIGKAVISPDGKSVKEIKPKVKAKLPVSRATLKGIDKALAGVVTSGTAAWKFQGWPQDKIELHAKTGTAEVYGKQTTSWLATYSKDYTVVMTIAQAGTGSGASGEAVRNIYSALYGVNSDGSIDKKKALLPTPQKGLPKVQPDGTIASPKISKDPAKELKDLQKATEKGATAPDQTQPGATTASPTTTNRTTRRRPRRRGSRRMLT, encoded by the coding sequence GTGAGTAACATTCCGGAGACCGGTCGGACCCCACGGGTCCAGATCCGACTCGTCGTCATCCAGATCCTCGTCCTCTCCCTGCTCGGCACCCTCGGCGGCCGTCTGTGGTACCTGCAGATCCGCGAGGGCAGCGCATACGCCAAGGAGGCGTCCGGCAACCACGTCCAGCAGGTCGTCGATCCCGCCGTACGCGGATCGATCCTGGACGCGCGCGGTGTACCGCTCGCCGACAACGAGACCCGCCTCGTGGTCTCCGCCTCCCGCACCGACCTGCTCAAGATGAAGGACGACGGCAAAGCGGTCCTCACCAAGCTGGCCAAGGTCCTGGGCATGAAGCCCACGGAGGTCATGCAGCGGGTCCGGCTGTGCGACGCCAAGACGCCGCAGCCGTGCTGGAACGGCTCGCCCTACCAGCCCATCCCCATCACCGACGAGGCCACGCCCCGCCAGGCCATGCAGATCCGCGAGCGCTCCGAGGACTTCCCCGGCATCAGCGCCGAGCCCGAGGCCCTGCGCCGCTACCCGTCGCCCGGCAAGGCCAACACCGCCCAGGTCCTCGGCTACCTCTCGCCCGTCACCGACGACGAGATCCAGCGGGCCAAGGACACCGACTCGCCCTACCTGCGCTCCGACCAGGTCGGCCGCAACGGCCTGGAGCGCCAGTACGACAAGGAACTGCGCGGCAAGGCGGGCGTCACCCGCTACGAGGTCGACAACCTCGGGCGGGTCATCGGCAAGGCCAAGTCGGACGCCGCCGATCCCGGTTCGAGCCTCGTCACCAGCATCGACTCCCGTGTCCAGCGAGTCGCCGAGTACGAGCTGAACACGGCCATGAAGAAGGCCCGCGAGTCGTTCGACAAGATCACCGGCGAGAACTACAAGGCCGACTCCGGCGCCGTCGTCGTGATGGAGGCCAAGACCGGCCGCATCGTCGCCATGTCGTCCGCGCCCACCTACGACCCGAACGTCTGGATCGGCGGCATCTCCGCCAAGGACTACAAGAAGCTCACCGGCAAGGACTCCGACTACCCGCTGCTGAACCGGGCCATACAGGGTCAGTCCGCGCCCGGTTCGACCTTCAAGGTGGTCTCCACGGCCGCCGCGGTCGAGGCCGGCTACGTCTGGGACGGCGGCTACCCCTGCACCAGCTCGTACTCGGTGGGCGGCCAGGTCTTCAAGAACTTCGAAGGCGAGAACTTCGGCCCCATCTCCCTGGGCCGGGCGCTCGAAGTCTCCTGCGACACCGTCTTCTACGGCCTCGCCGACCGCGAGTGGAAGAAGGACGGCGGAATCAACCCGAAGAAGGGCGAGCCGAAGGACTACTTCTACAAGGCCGCCCACCAGTTCGGGCTCGGCAAGCAGACCGGCATCGACCTCCCCAACGAGGTCACCGGCCGCGTTCCCGACCGCCAGTGGAAGCTGGACTACTGGAAGGCCAACAAGGACTCCTGGTGCAGGACCGGCAAGAAGGACGGCAGCTACGTCGAGAAGATCGCGTACGAGAACTGCCTCGAAGGCAACAAGATGCGCGAGGGCGACTCGATCAACTACTCCATCGGCCAGGGTGACACCCTCCTCACCCCGATCCAGGAAGCCATGATCTACGGCGCGCTCGCCAACGGCGGCACCGAATACGTCCCGACCATCGGCAAGGCGGTCATCAGCCCCGACGGCAAGTCCGTCAAGGAGATCAAGCCGAAGGTCAAGGCCAAGCTCCCGGTCAGCCGGGCCACGCTCAAGGGCATCGACAAGGCCCTCGCGGGCGTCGTCACCAGCGGTACCGCCGCCTGGAAGTTCCAGGGCTGGCCACAGGACAAGATCGAGCTGCACGCCAAGACCGGTACCGCGGAGGTCTACGGCAAGCAGACGACCTCCTGGCTCGCCACGTACTCCAAGGACTACACGGTCGTCATGACCATCGCCCAGGCCGGTACCGGCTCCGGCGCCTCCGGTGAGGCCGTCCGCAACATCTACAGCGCCCTGTACGGCGTCAACTCCGACGGCTCGATCGACAAGAAGAAGGCACTGCTGCCCACCCCGCAGAAGGGCCTGCCCAAGGTCCAGCCGGACGGCACGATCGCCTCTCCGAAGATCTCCAAGGACCCGGCCAAGGAGCTCAAGGACCTGCAGAAGGCCACCGAGAAGGGCGCGACGGCTCCCGACCAGACCCAGCCCGGCGCGACCACCGCCTCGCCCACCACGACCAACCGGACCACCCGCAGGCGGCCGCGCAGAAGGGGAAGCCGGAGGATGCTCACATGA
- a CDS encoding DUF397 domain-containing protein, with amino-acid sequence MEGNLYTLPVDSVETTNFCGGPCTEGCVDFAEIPGAVDSFVVRDSKPEGAGKELRFTTAELDDFALGWVTKRGLTA; translated from the coding sequence ATGGAAGGCAACCTCTACACCCTGCCCGTGGACAGCGTCGAGACGACGAACTTCTGTGGCGGCCCCTGCACCGAGGGGTGCGTCGACTTCGCCGAGATCCCCGGCGCAGTCGACTCCTTCGTGGTCCGCGACTCCAAGCCTGAGGGCGCCGGTAAGGAACTCAGGTTCACCACCGCCGAGCTGGACGACTTCGCCCTCGGCTGGGTGACGAAGCGAGGCCTCACCGCCTGA
- the rodA gene encoding rod shape-determining protein RodA: MTGAGSFSVSGYGPARAGWTRIFARDSLARRLDWPILLAALALSTIGAILVFSATRNRTEINQGDQYYFLIRHIMNTGIGFALMIATVWLGHRTLRTAVPVLYGASVLLILLVLTPLGSTVNGAHSWIVLGGGFSLQPSEFVKLTIILGMAMLLATRVDAGDKKYPDHRTVLQALGLAAVPILIVLLMPDLGSVMVMVIIILGVLLASGASNRWVFGLIATGAIGAIAVWQLHILDDYQINRFAAFANPALDPAGVGYNTNQARIAIGSGGLTGAGLFHGSQTTGQFVPEQQTDFVFTVAGEELGFLGAGLIILLLGVVLWRACRIARDSTELYGTIVAAGIVAWLAFQTFENVGMTLGIMPVTGLPLPFVSYGGSSMFAVWIAVGLLQSIKVQRPMSA; the protein is encoded by the coding sequence ATGACCGGTGCAGGCAGCTTCTCCGTCTCCGGGTACGGACCCGCGCGCGCGGGCTGGACACGGATCTTCGCCCGCGACTCGCTCGCCCGCCGCCTGGACTGGCCGATACTGCTGGCGGCGCTCGCGCTCTCGACGATCGGTGCGATCCTCGTCTTCTCGGCGACCCGCAACCGCACCGAGATCAACCAGGGCGACCAGTACTACTTCCTCATCCGGCACATCATGAACACCGGCATCGGGTTCGCCCTGATGATCGCCACGGTCTGGCTCGGCCACCGCACCCTGCGCACCGCCGTACCCGTCCTCTACGGCGCCTCGGTGCTGCTGATCCTGCTGGTACTCACCCCGCTCGGCTCCACGGTCAACGGCGCACACTCGTGGATCGTGCTCGGCGGCGGCTTCTCCCTCCAGCCCTCGGAGTTCGTGAAGCTCACGATCATCCTGGGCATGGCGATGCTGCTGGCCACCAGAGTCGACGCGGGCGACAAGAAGTACCCCGATCACCGCACGGTGCTGCAGGCCCTGGGCCTGGCCGCCGTACCGATCCTGATCGTCCTGCTCATGCCGGACCTCGGATCCGTCATGGTCATGGTGATCATCATCCTCGGCGTGCTGCTCGCCTCCGGCGCCTCCAACCGCTGGGTCTTCGGCCTCATCGCCACGGGCGCCATCGGCGCGATCGCCGTCTGGCAGCTGCACATCCTGGACGACTACCAGATCAACCGCTTCGCCGCCTTCGCCAACCCGGCACTCGACCCCGCCGGCGTCGGCTACAACACCAACCAGGCACGCATCGCGATCGGTTCGGGCGGTCTGACCGGCGCGGGCCTGTTCCACGGCTCGCAGACCACCGGCCAGTTCGTACCCGAGCAGCAGACCGACTTCGTCTTCACGGTCGCGGGAGAGGAACTGGGCTTCCTCGGCGCGGGACTGATCATCCTCCTCCTCGGCGTGGTCCTGTGGCGCGCCTGCCGCATCGCCCGCGACTCGACCGAGCTGTACGGCACGATCGTCGCCGCCGGGATCGTCGCCTGGCTCGCCTTCCAGACCTTCGAGAACGTCGGAATGACCCTCGGCATCATGCCGGTCACGGGCCTGCCGCTGCCGTTCGTGTCGTACGGCGGCTCATCGATGTTCGCGGTGTGGATAGCGGTGGGACTGCTGCAGTCGATCAAGGTGCAGCGGCCGATGTCCGCCTGA
- a CDS encoding TIGR03960 family B12-binding radical SAM protein: protein MPAEAAAVAESVFPQLEALLPHVQKPIQYVGGELNSTVKPWESCDVHWALMYPDAYEVGLPNQGVMILYEVLNEQEGVLAERTYSVWPDLEALMREHGVPQFTVDSHRPVKAFDVFGLSFSTELGYTNMLTALDLAGIPLESRERGLDDPIVLAGGHAAFNPEPIADFIDAAIIGDGEQAVLDMTRIIREWKAEGRPGGREEVLFRLAKTGSVYIPAFYDVEYLADGRIARVVPNKSGVPWRVSKHTVMDLDEWPYPKQPLVPLAETVHERMSVEIFRGCTRGCRFCQAGMITRPVRERSITGIGDMVEKGLKATGFEEVGLLSLSSADHSEIGDIAKGLADRYTEDKIGLSLPSTRVDAFNVDLANELTRNGRRSGLTFAPEGGSERMRKVINKMVSEEDLIRTVSTAYGNGWRQVKLYFMCGLPTETDEDVLQIADMAMKVIAEGRKVSGQNDIRCTVSIGGFVPKPHTPFQWAPQLSAEETDARLQKLRDKIRGDKKYGRSIGFRYHDGKPGIVEGLLSRGDRRLGAVIRAVYEDGGRFDGWREHFSYDRWMQCADKTLADSDVDVDWYTTRERTYEEVLPWDHLDSGLDKDWLWEDWQDSLDETEVEDCRWTPCFDCGVCPQMDTWPQLSDSGKKLLPLTVKKPPTSENAG, encoded by the coding sequence ATGCCTGCCGAAGCCGCTGCGGTCGCCGAGTCCGTGTTCCCGCAGCTCGAAGCTCTGCTCCCGCACGTGCAGAAGCCGATCCAGTACGTCGGCGGAGAGCTCAACTCCACGGTCAAGCCGTGGGAGTCCTGCGACGTCCACTGGGCGCTCATGTACCCGGACGCGTACGAGGTCGGACTGCCCAACCAGGGCGTCATGATCCTCTACGAGGTCCTGAACGAGCAGGAGGGCGTCCTCGCCGAGCGCACCTACAGCGTCTGGCCGGACCTGGAGGCGCTGATGCGGGAGCATGGCGTCCCGCAGTTCACGGTGGACAGCCACCGCCCGGTGAAGGCCTTCGACGTGTTCGGCCTGTCCTTCTCCACGGAGCTCGGCTACACGAACATGCTGACGGCGCTGGACCTGGCGGGCATTCCGCTGGAGTCGCGCGAGCGCGGGCTGGACGACCCGATCGTCCTGGCCGGCGGCCACGCGGCCTTCAACCCGGAGCCCATCGCGGACTTCATCGACGCGGCGATCATCGGCGACGGCGAACAGGCCGTCCTCGACATGACGAGGATCATCCGCGAGTGGAAGGCGGAGGGCCGGCCCGGCGGCCGCGAGGAGGTCCTCTTCCGCCTGGCGAAGACGGGCTCGGTGTACATCCCCGCGTTCTACGACGTGGAGTACCTGGCGGACGGCCGTATCGCACGGGTCGTACCGAACAAGTCGGGTGTCCCGTGGCGCGTGTCCAAGCACACGGTCATGGACCTGGACGAGTGGCCCTACCCCAAGCAGCCGCTGGTCCCCCTGGCCGAGACGGTCCACGAGCGCATGTCGGTGGAGATCTTCCGCGGCTGCACCCGCGGCTGCCGTTTCTGCCAGGCCGGCATGATCACCCGCCCGGTCCGCGAACGCTCGATCACGGGCATCGGCGACATGGTGGAGAAGGGCCTGAAGGCGACGGGCTTCGAGGAGGTCGGCCTGCTGTCCCTGTCCTCCGCCGACCACTCGGAGATCGGCGACATCGCCAAGGGCCTGGCTGACCGGTACACGGAGGACAAGATCGGTCTGTCCCTCCCGTCGACGCGTGTCGATGCCTTCAACGTGGACCTGGCGAACGAGCTGACGAGGAACGGCCGCCGGTCCGGCCTGACCTTCGCGCCCGAGGGCGGCTCCGAGCGCATGCGCAAGGTCATCAACAAGATGGTGTCCGAGGAGGACCTCATCCGGACCGTCTCCACGGCGTATGGCAACGGCTGGCGCCAGGTGAAGCTGTACTTCATGTGCGGCCTGCCCACGGAGACCGACGAGGACGTCCTGCAGATCGCCGACATGGCGATGAAGGTGATCGCCGAGGGCCGCAAGGTCTCCGGCCAGAACGACATCCGCTGCACGGTCTCGATCGGCGGCTTCGTCCCCAAGCCCCACACCCCCTTCCAATGGGCGCCCCAGCTCTCCGCCGAGGAGACGGACGCCCGCCTGCAGAAGCTCCGCGACAAGATCCGCGGTGACAAGAAGTACGGCCGCTCGATCGGCTTCCGCTACCACGACGGCAAGCCGGGCATCGTGGAGGGCCTCCTCTCCCGCGGCGACCGCCGGCTCGGCGCCGTCATCCGCGCGGTCTACGAGGACGGCGGCCGCTTCGACGGCTGGCGCGAGCACTTCTCCTACGACCGCTGGATGCAGTGCGCGGACAAGACGCTGGCGGACTCCGACGTGGACGTCGACTGGTACACGACGCGCGAGCGCACATACGAGGAGGTCCTCCCCTGGGACCACCTCGACTCCGGCCTCGACAAGGACTGGCTCTGGGAGGACTGGCAGGACTCCCTCGACGAGACAGAGGTCGAGGACTGCCGGTGGACGCCTTGCTTTGACTGTGGGGTGTGTCCGCAGATGGATACGTGGCCACAACTGAGTGACAGCGGGAAGAAGCTTCTGCCGCTTACGGTCAAGAAGCCTCCGACCAGCGAAAACGCTGGCTGA
- a CDS encoding glycoside hydrolase family 43 protein, with amino-acid sequence MLARLIRRAAFLIALVALATGVAVPAQPAAAADADSAYVMGYFKESLSGAGNVNALHLAVSDDGREWTPLNDNNPILTPTAGTKGIRDPFLYRLRDGSWVVLATDIAVGGDFSKANPNIHVWTSPDLVNWSADRLLKVNGTNPNSYSWAPAIHWDPVRSAYGITFSTVPQGMSHSVIAAAYTTDFVTATNPVVFHDTGSNTIDSDVVTGVNGQNYLYYKSNGLLIGARSTSVEPGSFTQYTQGVAENQCTEAPTLVKSLTSSTWSLWGDTYCPNAKFDLWQGDLVSGAWTKVGRQSYTAPLNAKHNTIQPITAADRDRLLARYGGTSWNLLKSYNFPGRYVRHENNAGRISELPFDPYQDAQWRLRPGLSDPNGVSFESVNFPGYYMKQENFTIKLVRNDGTAGFATDATFTRVAGLADGKWSSFRSARFPTRYLRHYSFALRLDEISTATDRADATFNIVY; translated from the coding sequence TTGTTGGCAAGACTGATCAGGAGAGCGGCGTTCCTCATCGCTCTAGTGGCGCTGGCCACGGGAGTGGCCGTGCCCGCACAGCCGGCCGCGGCGGCGGACGCCGACTCCGCCTATGTGATGGGCTATTTCAAGGAGTCGCTCAGCGGCGCGGGCAACGTCAACGCCCTGCACCTCGCGGTCAGTGACGACGGCCGGGAGTGGACGCCGCTCAACGACAACAACCCGATCCTCACTCCCACCGCGGGCACCAAGGGCATCCGCGACCCGTTCCTGTACCGGCTGCGCGACGGCAGCTGGGTCGTGCTCGCGACCGACATCGCGGTGGGCGGCGACTTCTCCAAGGCCAACCCGAACATCCACGTCTGGACCTCGCCGGACCTGGTGAACTGGTCGGCGGACCGGCTGCTCAAGGTCAACGGCACCAACCCGAACTCGTACAGCTGGGCCCCGGCCATCCACTGGGACCCGGTCCGAAGTGCCTACGGCATCACGTTCTCCACGGTCCCGCAGGGCATGTCACACTCGGTGATCGCCGCCGCCTACACGACCGACTTCGTCACCGCCACCAACCCCGTGGTCTTCCACGACACGGGCTCCAACACCATCGACTCCGACGTCGTCACCGGCGTCAACGGCCAGAACTACCTGTACTACAAAAGCAACGGCCTACTCATCGGGGCGCGGTCGACGTCGGTCGAACCGGGCAGCTTCACCCAGTACACCCAGGGCGTCGCCGAGAACCAATGCACCGAGGCACCCACACTGGTGAAGTCGCTCACCTCGTCCACCTGGTCCCTGTGGGGTGACACCTACTGCCCCAACGCCAAGTTCGACCTGTGGCAGGGTGACCTGGTGTCGGGAGCATGGACCAAGGTCGGCCGCCAGTCTTACACCGCACCGCTGAACGCCAAGCACAACACCATCCAACCGATCACCGCCGCCGATCGCGACCGCCTCCTCGCCCGGTACGGCGGCACCAGCTGGAACCTCCTGAAGTCGTACAACTTCCCCGGCCGCTACGTCCGCCACGAGAACAACGCCGGCCGCATCAGCGAACTGCCCTTCGACCCCTACCAAGACGCGCAGTGGCGGCTGCGGCCCGGCCTGTCCGACCCCAACGGCGTGTCGTTCGAGTCGGTCAACTTCCCCGGCTACTACATGAAGCAGGAGAACTTCACGATCAAGCTGGTCCGCAACGACGGCACGGCCGGCTTCGCCACCGACGCCACCTTCACCCGCGTCGCCGGCCTCGCCGACGGGAAGTGGTCCTCGTTCCGCTCGGCCCGGTTCCCGACGCGCTACCTGCGGCACTACTCGTTCGCCCTGCGGCTCGACGAGATCTCGACCGCGACGGACCGCGCCGACGCCACCTTCAACATCGTCTACTGA
- the mreD gene encoding rod shape-determining protein MreD, with amino-acid sequence MRVNRILLSSALIVVALVIQVSVLARLHLPGAVPDLLLLTVLGLALVYGHVGGALVGFGAGLLADLAPPADHAAGRYALVLCVVGYLAGLVKPENGRLKSATGPMVVVAAAAVGSTLLYAGVGALVGDTAARHVGLVSLLFTAALYDLLLAPFVVPGIMALARRADNDPLAETNSPSKKATDITSGWISAGTGLKLGGQRGGLGGLKTKARTRTTRVGRIKGVKRL; translated from the coding sequence ATGCGTGTCAACCGGATCCTGCTCTCCTCGGCCCTGATCGTCGTAGCCCTGGTCATCCAGGTGAGCGTCCTCGCCCGGCTCCATCTGCCCGGCGCCGTCCCCGACTTGCTCCTGCTCACCGTCCTGGGCCTGGCCCTGGTCTACGGCCATGTCGGCGGCGCCCTCGTCGGCTTCGGCGCGGGCCTGCTCGCCGACCTCGCGCCGCCCGCCGACCACGCCGCCGGGCGCTACGCCCTGGTGCTGTGCGTCGTCGGCTACCTCGCCGGACTGGTCAAACCGGAGAACGGGCGGCTGAAATCGGCCACCGGCCCCATGGTCGTCGTGGCCGCCGCCGCCGTCGGCTCGACCCTGCTCTACGCCGGCGTGGGCGCCCTCGTGGGTGACACCGCCGCCCGCCATGTCGGCCTCGTCAGCCTGCTGTTCACGGCGGCCCTGTACGACCTGCTCCTCGCCCCCTTCGTGGTCCCCGGGATCATGGCTCTGGCCCGGCGCGCGGACAACGACCCGCTCGCCGAGACCAACTCCCCGTCCAAGAAGGCGACCGACATCACCTCCGGCTGGATCTCCGCCGGCACCGGCCTCAAGCTCGGCGGCCAGCGCGGTGGCCTCGGCGGCCTGAAGACCAAGGCCCGCACCCGTACCACGCGTGTGGGCCGCATCAAGGGGGTCAAGAGGCTGTGA
- a CDS encoding replication initiator, giving the protein MSAESARSAPPATRPSVASSAPAGRSDVLARELRLQALSEADRDLIRLLNDPLFSRWKEQIESIGGCANPIYLSGSTVTRDALTGEVISSYSTDGEPGERLAVRCRNRRASACEPCSRLHAGDTFQLVRAGLSGGKGVPESVKDHPRLFVTLTAPSFGPVHRVLDGQACRPRRHDPHCEHGRRLGCGLVHTEDEPLVGLPLCPDCYDYVGHVLWHAHAGRLWNRFTTAMRRYLASAGGIPRSKLGEHLVVSFAKVAEFQRRAAIHFHAVVRLDGPDGAASSAPAWATENVLLDAVEHAAASSFVTVADSDAYGTERVGWGGQFDAHPIRPLPDGDVPSDAAVAGYVAKYVTKGAGETGAGVDYRVTSLEDIRAAVVNHHVRALMGTCWRLGGLPELEHLRLRPWTHSLGYRGHILTKSRRYSTTYGALREERADYRRGDANPLDGPDMVTEAAWRYVGSGYTPGEADMAYGIAESRAQSLQLAREAREDAEQWGEWL; this is encoded by the coding sequence ATGTCTGCCGAATCCGCACGCAGCGCCCCACCTGCAACCCGCCCGTCCGTCGCGTCGTCCGCTCCGGCCGGGCGTTCCGACGTGCTGGCACGCGAACTACGTCTCCAAGCTCTCTCAGAGGCGGACCGTGACCTTATACGGCTCCTCAACGATCCGCTCTTTTCGCGTTGGAAGGAGCAGATCGAATCCATTGGTGGCTGTGCCAATCCGATTTACCTGTCCGGCTCCACCGTCACTCGTGATGCCCTCACGGGTGAGGTGATCTCGTCCTACTCGACCGACGGGGAACCTGGTGAGCGGCTGGCCGTGCGCTGCCGTAACCGGCGTGCCTCGGCGTGTGAGCCGTGCTCTCGCCTGCATGCCGGGGACACCTTTCAGCTCGTGCGTGCGGGCCTGTCCGGCGGGAAGGGTGTTCCGGAGTCGGTGAAGGATCACCCCCGGTTGTTCGTCACCCTGACCGCTCCGTCGTTCGGGCCGGTGCATCGTGTTCTGGACGGGCAGGCGTGCCGTCCGCGCCGGCATGATCCGCACTGTGAGCACGGGCGGCGGCTCGGCTGCGGCCTGGTGCACACGGAGGATGAGCCGCTGGTGGGTCTGCCGTTGTGCCCGGACTGCTACGACTACGTGGGTCATGTGCTGTGGCACGCGCATGCGGGGCGGCTGTGGAACCGGTTCACCACCGCCATGCGCCGCTACCTGGCTTCGGCCGGTGGGATACCGCGCTCCAAGCTCGGTGAGCACCTGGTGGTGTCGTTCGCCAAGGTTGCCGAGTTCCAGCGGCGCGCGGCCATCCACTTTCATGCGGTGGTGCGCCTCGACGGCCCGGACGGTGCCGCCTCGTCGGCTCCGGCCTGGGCGACAGAGAACGTGCTGTTGGATGCGGTCGAGCATGCCGCCGCATCCAGCTTCGTCACGGTGGCCGATTCCGACGCGTACGGGACGGAACGGGTTGGCTGGGGCGGGCAGTTCGACGCCCATCCCATCCGGCCACTCCCTGATGGTGACGTGCCGTCAGATGCGGCGGTCGCCGGATACGTGGCGAAGTACGTGACCAAGGGTGCGGGAGAGACAGGCGCCGGAGTGGACTACCGGGTTACCAGCCTGGAGGACATCCGCGCGGCGGTCGTCAACCACCACGTCCGCGCCCTCATGGGTACCTGCTGGCGCCTGGGCGGCCTGCCCGAACTCGAACACCTCCGGCTGCGCCCCTGGACTCACAGCCTCGGCTACCGGGGCCACATCCTCACCAAGTCCCGCCGCTACTCCACCACGTACGGCGCACTGCGCGAGGAACGGGCCGACTATCGCCGGGGCGACGCCAATCCCCTGGACGGCCCGGACATGGTCACGGAAGCGGCCTGGCGCTACGTCGGCTCGGGCTACACCCCCGGTGAGGCTGACATGGCCTACGGCATCGCCGAGAGTCGCGCGCAGAGTCTCCAACTGGCCAGGGAGGCAAGGGAAGACGCGGAGCAGTGGGGTGAGTGGCTGTGA